Within Sphingobium sp. KCTC 72723, the genomic segment GGCCGCACGTGTCCACGCTGTGCCTCGCGTTGCAGGATAAACATGGCTTCGATGTCAACCTGTTGCTGTTCTGCCTGTGGTCGGCTCAGGTTTCCAAAGTGGCGCTCGATAGTTCCGAGATCAGTGAGCTTCTTGACAGAATATCGCCGCTCAATGACAACCTTGTGCATCCCGTGCGAAGCGCCAGGCGATGGGTTCGCCTGTGCATCGCCGGATCGCCGGAGACCGATCCTGCCGTTGGACTGGTCAAGGTCTACGCGTCGCTGAAGGCGGTCGAACTGCAATCGGAACGCCAAGTCCAGTCAGCGCTGGCCGGTCTTTCGCGGCAAACTGCCAACCGGGATCGGACCACACAACAAAGCGCTGCATCGGCGAATTTATGCATTTACCGTCAGGTAATCGCGGCACCCGACGCAGCGGCCGTCCTGTTATCGCAATTGGTCTTTATGGCTTTCGCGCCACCTATCAAACCCGGCGTTTCGCTGACATGATACTGAGGGACAAGCTCGAAATTTTCATCGCTGGGTCAATCATCCTTGCCTTGATTTAGGCCGCATCTTTCCCGTCCACGCGGCTAATAAACGAACCTGGTGGCACAGTTACCTTAAACGGGTGCGTCAAACACCGCCTTACCGGTCGTGGGATCGAATGGCACCGAAAGATTGTGGTATACAATCAGCCATTTTCCGTTGACCTTGCGGTAACAGTCGACCTGCCGGAAAACCCAGTCCTGAACTTTGTTCATAGCGATATTGGTGAACACGACCCGCTGGGTACTGAAAGCATAGGCGATGTCATGATCTGTACTGATAGACATTTTAAGGATCGTAGCT encodes:
- a CDS encoding TIGR02444 family protein, yielding MAQTAASAFWQFSLDLYARPHVSTLCLALQDKHGFDVNLLLFCLWSAQVSKVALDSSEISELLDRISPLNDNLVHPVRSARRWVRLCIAGSPETDPAVGLVKVYASLKAVELQSERQVQSALAGLSRQTANRDRTTQQSAASANLCIYRQVIAAPDAAAVLLSQLVFMAFAPPIKPGVSLT